TTTGCTATTGATTTGGTGATATCTAACGCTGGACTTTCACGCAAATCGTCGATGTCAGGTTTGAATGCTAGACCATAGCACGCTATGGTTACATCTTTTGCGGTTTTCTTAGGGTTTAAGTTAAGGAAATCAGTAACAGCAACATTAACCTTATTGATTACCCACTCTGGTTTATGATCATTGACGCTTCTTGCAGTGTGAATGATTTTTGCGGTTTCTGGTGTTTTTGACACGATAAACCAAGGGTCAACAGCAATACAATGGCCGCCAACACCTGGACCAGGCTGAAGAATATTAACTCGCGGGTGACGATTTGCCAACGCGATCAACTCCCAAACATCAATATCTAATTCATCACAGATCATCGAGAGTTCATTCGCAAAGGCAATTTGCACATCACGTGATGAATTCTCCGTCAATTTCGCCATTTCTGCAGTGCGGGCATTAGTAATAACGCACTCTCCCATTACAAACGTTTTATAAAGCTCTACACACCGCTCAGAGCAACGCTTGCTCATACCACCTATCACACGGTCATTTTGAACTAATTCTGTTACCACTTTACCGGGCAATACACGCTCAGGGCAATGTGCAACATTAATATCAGCCTGCTCTCCTGCAGCTTGTGGAAAGCTCAAGTCTTGGCGAGCTTCTGCAAGCCAAGCTGCCATTTGCTCGGTTGCACCCACAGGGGAGGTTGACTCAAGAATAACCAAATCACCTTTTTTTAAAACCGGGGCAATAGCCATCGCTGCAGATTCGATATACGACAAGTCTGGCTCTGGGATAACCACCTCTTCACATGATTTAAAAGGTGTTGGTACTGCAATCAAGAAAGCATCCGCTGGCTCAGGAGTCGTCACCGCTTTTAAATATTCCTGTTGAACGGCTGCACTCACCAACATATCTAGGTCCGGTTCAACAATGTGAATCTCACCTCGATTTATGGTATCTACTGCATGTTGATTAACATCCACGCCTATTACTTTTTTCTTGCGAGATGCGAACATTGCCGCAGTAGGTAACCCAATATAGCCGAGACCGACAACTGAAATTGTTTCAAATGACATAATTAATCTAACCTCAAAAACTTAATCTACTAATTCGTTCAAAATTCTTTCACAGGCTTTACCGTCACCGTATGGGTTATGGGCAAAACTCATCGTTTGATAAGCTGTCTCGTTTGACAGTAATTCATTTAAATTACTAACGATTGCGTCTACATCCGTTCCAACCAACTTAACAGTACCAGCCTCGACCGCCTCTGGGCGCTCTGTAGTATCCCGCATAACCAGCACAGGTTTGCCAAGCGACGGAGCTTCTTCTTGTATACCGCCTGAGTCGGTGAGAATAATGTCCGCACGGCTCATTAAGTAAACAAACGGTAAGTACTGTTGAGGCTCAATAAGGTAGATATTCTCAATACCCACTAAAATACGATTTACTGGCTCGCGTACATTTGGGTTTAGGTGCATAGGGTACAGTATTTGAGTTTCAGGATGCGCTTTTGCTGTGATTGCTAATGCTTCACAAATTCGCTCGAACCCTCCGCCAAAGCTCTCTCTGCGATGCCCCGTGACTAAGATTAATTTCTTCCTGTCATCTAAAAATGGAAACTGAGCGGCTAATGCCGCATTCAAATCATTGTCTGATTTGATTTTGTCTTTCACCATGAATAGCGCATCAATAACGGTGTTTCCTGTTACGTGAATATCGTCCGGCGTAAAGTTTTCACACAACAGATTCTCTTTAGATATTTCGGTTGGTGCAAAGTGGTACTTGGCCAACACCCCCGTCAAACGACGGTTTGCTTCTTCTGGCCATGGAGAATAAATATCACCTGTCCTCAGTCCTGCTTCTACATGCCCCACTTCAATTTGCTCATAGTAAGCAGCCAAACTCGCTGCAAAAGTTGTTGCTGTGTCGCCATGAACTAGAACAGCATCAGGTTTAAATTCTTGTAATACTGGTTTTAGTTCTTGAATAACACGCGCGGTCACATCATTGAGTGTTTGGCCCGCTTTCATGAGATTGAGGTCAAAATCCGGTGTAATGTCGAATAACTCTAAGACCTGGTCTAGCATTTCTCTGTGCTGTGCGGTTACACAGCATTTTGCTTCGAAGCGTTCATCTGATGCGAGAGCGTGAACTAGAGGCGCCATCTTGATCGCTTCTGGGCGCGTGCCAAAAACTGTGAGAATTTTTTTTTGAGTCATTTTACTGAATATCCAACTACTAGATGAAATTTATGATATTGATTTTTTCTTTGTCTAGACATTTTTCATAGCTAGAGACGCTATTCATTTTGATACAGCAAATTTTCACTATCATAATGTAATAGCTGAATTTACTATTGAAAACTCGCCACCATTAAACTGTATTACTAAAATATCTTCAACATTCCTTTCCTAAGCACCTTCTATTTCGTTCTAGAAAGTTTTCGTTGATTAACTCGTCGCACCCGTCTATAAACTGTAACCCGCCTGAATGCTTTTAGTAAGCGCCATACATGCTTTAGCGCCATTAAATACCCGCTAAACACCACTAAAAATAAACCGAATGACAACCAATCAGGTGCATTTACGCAGTTTAATAACACGCCAACCATTGAGATACTAAAGCTGAGTAGGGTTATACAAATAAGCGTTTGCCTTGATGTAAAGCCTGCGCGCATAAAAATGTGGTGCAAGTGGTCGCGGTCTGGCTTAAAAGGTGATTGCCCCTTGCGCTTGCGCCTAATCATTACCCCTGCCATATCCATTAGCGGTATAGCAATAACCCATAAGGCTGTTACTGGTTTAAAGGCTGGGGCTTCGCCTTGCGAGCCTATAGCTAGTAACCAAACCACGCTTAAACCTACAAACATTGAGCCTGCGTCGCCCATAAATATTTTGCTGCGTTTGGGGTTATCCGCTCTGGTTAAGTTAAAAATAAGGTAAGGGATTAGCGCTACCACAAGGCAAAGCGCTATCCAAGATTCCAGCACAAAGCCTTCTAGTATAAACAGCAGTGATAAAGACAACATACTAGTAAAGGTAACCCCGCCCACAAGGCCATCTATGCCATCAACCATGTTGTAAGCATTAATCGCGCCCATAATTGCCAAGTAAGTGAACGGTACAGCAGCCCAGCCTAGGTGAATATCGCCCATTACCAATAAGTTGCCCAGGTTTTCTATACGGTCGCCGCTAGCAAACATCATTACGCTGGCCGCAACTATTTGGCAGAACATTCTTAGGCGAACACTAAGGTCGTATTTGTCGTCTAGCATGCCTACTAACAATATGCCGCCAGAGGCTAATAAAAAGTACTTAAACGAAATGTCGTAGCCTTGGGCTATAACCAATAAAGACAATACAAAGCCCACATAAACAGCTAGCCCACCAATTAGCGGTATTGCGCCTACGTGCAGCTTTCGCTCGTTGGGTTTGTCTACTAACTCGTGCTTAATCGCAATTGGCTTTAGTACTTTAATCGCGCTGTAGGTACCTAAAAAAGCAACCATTAAAGACAAAATAAAGGTACTCATAAAAAGCTGCCTTTTTTAATGATTAGCGCTGAATTACTACTCGGCATTATCGCCTCCTTTAGCAAAATGCCGAACCAACACAATCATCACTCCTAACATCCCACCCAGTAAGGTTCCCAACATACAAATAAGTGCGCGTTTAGGTTTTACTTTCTGCTCTGCTACTACTGCGGGATCAACTATTTTAAATACAAAGTCATCATTGGCTTCTGCTAGCATTAAGGTTTTAGTTTGCTCTTCTATAAGTTGGTAAAACACTGTTTGCATTTGCGCTACAGAGGTTTTTTCTAATTGCTCTTTTAAATAGTTGATATTGGCTAATGTCTCTTGCTGGCTTCGTTGCTGCATTACCTGGTTAATATCTTTAACCAGCCAATTTACCCATTGCTGTGCAACCTTCGGTGAAATGTGTTCTGCTGCAATAGTCACTAAACCTGTTTCTTTATTCGTTGTTACACTCAACACTTTAGCAAATACTTTATGGCTCTCTTGCATAGAGGGCTCAGCTTGTTTAGGGGCTTTAACCTCACGCTTCCATAGATTGGCTTGAGCATCATAAACCTCTGGGTTATAGCTCAACTCTCCGCTTACCGGGTTCCAATCTTGCGCAGCCATTAAATCGGCTTTTATTTGGTACTTGTCTAAAAACTCTTTAAAAAACTGTCGAGACTTTAGCACTTCAATCGCCAAGGTAGTTTGATCGGTTCCCCCGCCCGCATTTAAGTTAATCCCCGCTAAAGAGGCTAAACCACCAAACTGAGACGCCATACCACTAAGTTTGTTGCTCTCTTGATTAGATGCAGCTAGTAATGCATTTGCTCGGTAGATATTTGGTTGGTTTATCGCAAATATCACCGCGCCAATCGCAAACACAGCAGTACAAGCAATAATTAGCCATTTGCCGCGCCAAATAACTGCGAACAGTTCGCGCAGATCAATTTCATCTTCTGCGGCTTGTTCGAAATAAGCCGGTGGATATGCTTGATGTTGTTGCACTTGTTGAGTCATAAATCTCTAAATATTCTATTAATCTAATCTTATATAGACCAAGCTTACAGCAGAGTCGGTTACTTATTGATGGCGTTAACCGCTACACCAATTTGATACATAATTTGGGTTACTGCTGTCCAAGTGCTCAGCGCATCTCGGTAATCGGTGTCAATTGGCACAACAATGGTGTCGCCTGGCTGCAATGGCTGCTTATTATTTTTAAACCAAAAGCCAGATTCTGGCTTGTACACAGAACCATTAGCGCGCACTACAAACACTCTATCCTCGTCGGCTTGCTTTTTAGCCCCGCCTGCAAAATTAATGTAGTCTTTAAAGCTGTATTGTTCGTCGAGAAGGTAAGAGGTAGATATTTGTACCTCGCCCATAATCGTTACTGTATTACGGTATTGAGGCACGTAGAGCATGTCTTGATCTTCTAGCATGAAATCTTTCGATGAGTCAGCTAAAAGGATAGAAGGGAGGTCTACAACCATTCTACCTAGTGCTTTAGTGCCACTCATTTCTTGAATTAAGTCTAACTGCTCCGATGGGCTAGAAGTGGAAGAAAAGCTACCGGGACCAGATTGACGAAGGCTCTTTTTAGCGACCTCTTGGCGAATACTTTCTGCATAGGAATCTATTTGCATTTGCTCACGCACACGAAGCGCTTCTCGGGTGAATACTGCACCATCTTGGTGGGCATACTCGGTTAAACCGCCTGCCCTATTGATTAAATCGCCAAGGGTTTCGCCGCGCTTAATAACATAAGTACCAGGGAACCTTACTTCTCCTTGTAAACTCACGGTACGTTGCTTACGTAAGTTAGGAATAGCAAGAACATTAAGCCGATCTCTGGCTTGCAGTACCAAGTTCTGGTCTGGATTGCCTTGTAAAACATCATTTAGATCTAAACGTAGCAAGGTAACGTCGGCGTTAGCGTCTTGAACAATAGTTCGAGTTAATTCGCTATGAAGGGCATAAGCGCCATTTTTGAGACCACCCGCAGCATCAATTAGGTCTTTAACTTTGTTCTTATTTGTAATTGGGTAAACGCCTGGAAATTTAACTTCGCCAAACACTTCTACAATGTTTAATTCGCGTCCGGAATTAGACTGTTCTTGCAACATAATGAGAATAGGCGCTAATAACTTTTCTCGTGTTGATGAAAGTACTTTTTTAACTTCGCCTTCCGAAATGTCGGCAATTTTTGCAATGCGCTTTAAGTCATCTTCACCAAACTCTTGCACTTTTGATGTAGCTTGTGGGTTACTGCCGTCTTCTGATTGACCAATCGTTTGATTAGCTAAGTGCTCTGCATTTTCTAGCTTTGAGTTTAAAGCTGCCGCATCGGCACTGAGTAAATCTTTTTCCTTAGAACCAATTTGAAATGCTTCACTAAACAGCTCTAAATCATATTTAGTGAATACCAAAATTTCATCTTCTGGCTTAAGCAAGATATTGTCGGCCGAGTGTTTTTCGGTAATCGCTTTCTCTAGGTTTATCTGAAGAACAGAAATAGTACGGTCGCTGCTCTTACGTATAACCAAGCTATAATTTAGATCACTACTGTTATTTAAGCTTCGTTGTAAATTGGGCAGTATATCTGAAACTCGCAAACCTTTACGCCATTGGTATCTGCCGTCTCTAGCTACGTTACCTTTTAAAGATACATAGTTGGGTGAACGCTTATCTACTTGCTCAATAGTTAAAAAGTCACCATTTCGTAGTTTCATCTTTAGATCTGTCTTGGATTTAAGATCCAAAGTAACTAGATCGATTAGGCCTTCGTTAGTAATTCGCTCTAATCTAGCGGATTTTTTAAACGCTTTAGTTGTATAGCCGCCAGCAGTTCGTATTAAGCCAGCAATAGATTCTTCACCATTAATCTCATAAATGGCAGGGCGAACCACTTCACCTTCAACACTTACGGTATCGCCTAGTGGGCCAACAAAAACTACGTCTCCGCTGCGTAACTGGAGGTCGTTGCTGGTATTTCCACTTAACAGCAAATCATACAAATCAAAACGGCTAACTAATTGGCCATCTCGTAGCAAACGAATATCTCGTAAACTACCTTGTTGGTTTACACCACCACTGGCATACAAAGCATGGGTAATAGTAGATAACGAGCTAACTAAATACTTACCTGGCTGAAATGCGTCTCCTAATACAAATACTTCTACTGTACGCAGCTCACCCATAGTGATATTGCTTCGTACACCAATTTTTTTCTCTTGTATTTGCTGAGTAATAAGTTCTCGAACCTGGTTAAATGTTAATCCAGAAACATTAACTGGGCCCAATTCCGGAAAGCTAATACTGCCATGGCGATTAACCTTAAACTCAAAAGTGCCATTCTCTTTACCGAACAATTGCACGTTTAGCGTATCACCGGGGCCAAGTCGGTAGTTGTCGGTTACAGGGATATTATTAAGCGGGGCAAAAGTTGTTGGCTGAGTAGCAAAAACATCCAAACCAAAACGTTGTAATTCTGCAGTCTCACCAGCGCTATTTTTATCAGCCAATGCTTGCTCTTCGGCTTGTACATCTCTTTTTTGAGGTAACTGTGCTTGCTGGTCAACATTAGTTTGCGAGGGGGCTGAATTTGATTGTGAAAATTGAGATATATCTACGCCATACTGTTTAGCTAGAGCGGCTTGTTGATCTGCAGGTAGGCTTTTTAGTTGCTGAATTTGATCTGGGCTAAGATTCATAGCTAGGACTAAATTGGATACAGTTAACATCCAAACAACAATGAGACTTCTAAGTCCAAATTTCATTCTGTATTCTTCTCTTTCTCAATCAACAAATTTAGCGGTGAAAACACAATTAACAACGAGCTCGATAATACTTCAATTTACTTCTTTACGTAAACTTACATTTGTCGTTTTAGCCAGATAAAGCTTTAACTAACAACCAATGTTTATTACTTAAGCATTTTTTATATTTAGTTAGCTCGAGCTTTAATCAAGCCTTAGAAGCGATATTGAAAGGCCAAGTTTACACCACCAATTCTTGCTTTATCGGTATTCAAGCTATTTAAGTATTCAAGGGTAAGTGCTGTTTGTTTACCTAGGGCATAGTGAGCCCCCAAGCCAAAGCTCATACCTGTTTCGGTACTACTACCTTTGTTTTGCTGGTCTAGTTTGGCACTAGAACCACCGACAAGTGCATAAATGGCCGTTTGATCGGTAATAGGTACATTACCCTTTACCAATAACGAGGCTAATCCGTCTACTGATATACCACCAGATCGACCAGTCGACACACCGTAGCGTCCTTCAAGGGCAACGTAGTCGTTAAAGTAATGACCTATTTGAGCTTGAAACAATAGAGGGCGGCCACTTTCTGCTGATGTGCCGTCAATGTTATATTCGGTTGATGTATAAGAAAAGATTGCGCCAGCGTAAGTATTGGCTTGCGCGCTAGCGCTAGCGCTAGCTAATAGAAAGAAGAGAAAACTGAAAGAACTTTTCAAGCGATTCGACACTACCACGAAGCGATTCCCTGCACGATATAATAATGGGTCGCAAGTATAACACAGCAATTTTGTGGATAAACACCCATGCCAATTCAAAGGCTTGATATTGCAGCGCTTTACTAAAACAACAATACTATTAATTGGTTTAAAAACAGCGCTCTAGAAAACAGAAAAGGCTTTCAATTAATTGTGCTCATTTTGACTATATTTGTAGCAGCACAACCATAACAACTGAGAATAGGTCAAATAACCAGCGATAAATTCATAAAAACTAACTATAGTACGTTTCTATATCGCTAATGAGCTGGTTAAGTAGTTCAATATTTAATTGGTTTATCCCAGCTGCTGCTTCGCGCCCTCCGCCCGATTTATACTTACTACAAATTTCCCCTGCGCCGTGTTTATGAGCAAGAGGAGCGCGCAAGCTAACTACTGCTGTTTGACTATCAATTTCAGTTAAGACCAAATGGGCCAGTGAGGGGTGTTGGTTTGCTTGTTGATTACCAAAAACGCCACTTATCCGTCTAGCCCAAGCCGCGTTAGGTAAGATAGTGACTTTTACAATGGAGCTTTGGTAGTGAGCTTTTATGCTGTTGGCAAGATTCATATCTTCTTGATAAGCATTTTTTAGCTGATGATAGGCAGATTGGCTATCGGCAACAGCTTCAAATGGGGAAGTATATTCAAGCAACTGTTTAAATAGCGTGGCAGGCTCATAATGAAGATCGGCTAGCGCAGCACCATACCCGTTGTAATTAACTAAAGTGCCTAGCTCTTTCAACTGTTTGCTTTGCAATTCACTTAATTGAGCTTGCTGACACAAAGCATCAGCTTTCGCGATTAGGTTATCACCATAAGCAGCAGCAATTGCCCAATGGTGATATTTTCCCTTTAGCTTCTCATCTACCAACAGTGCAGTACAAACATTCGCATCGGTATTAATATCTGCTAGCAGATTTGGGTGCGTTGGTATTTCACCAGGACGATGATGGTCAACATAATGCACATTGGCACCAACATCTAAGGCTCGCAGTAATCCCTCTTGGTTTTTTTCCATAGAAATATCGAGAACAGTGACTTGATCATCTGGCTGAAACTCAAAATCGTTCATCAACTGATTTTCACGCTTAACCCCTGTAAGCAAAATACTGTCTCGGGGCTCGTTTAAACGAAGCTGAATCAGAGAAATAATGCCGTCAGCATCACCGTTAAAGATATCTATGTGTCGCAAAGAGAACCTCGTTACTAAGCCTTAACAATACCAGCACTAATAAGTGCATTTACCACGAACTCTGCACACTGTTCGACCGACTTACCATCGGTTTGCACGTGTACATCTGCTTTTTCGGGCGCCTCGTAGGCAGAGCTAATACCGGTGAAGTTTTTAATCTCGCCGCTACGTGCCTTTTTGTACAAGCCTTTTGGATCACGCTGCTCACACACTTCTAAGGGTGTATCAATAAACACTTCAAAAAATTCACCATCACTAAGTTGATTGCGAACTAAAGAACGATCCGCTTTAAAGGGGGAAATAAAAGCGGTAGAGACCACTAAACCAGCATCAACAAACAGCTTGGCTACTTCACCAATACGGCGAATGTTTTCTACTCGGTCAGTGTCTGAAAAACCTAAATCACCGTTTAGCCCATGGCGAACATTGTCACCATCCAGAACATAAGTATGAACACCACGTTGATACAGTAAGTAATCAACTGCGTTAGCAATAGTAGACTTGCCCGAGCCACTCAAACCAGTAAACCAAAGTACGCAGGGTTTGTGGCCTTTTTTCATAGTGCGTAATTCTCGATTAACACTATGATTATGCCAAACAACATTCTCGCTCTTTTTATCCATAACTCGCCTACTCTGCTATCTAAATAAAATCACTATAAAGGAAAAACTATTGGTACCAATATTAAAACCACTAAGCCATAAACCAAGGCTACCGGTAAACCTAATTTAACAAAGTCTCGTAAACTATAGCGACCGGCGTTATACACCATTAAATTAGTTTGATATCCATAGGGGCTTACAAAGCTAGCACTCGCTGCAAAAGCTACCGTCATAACAAAGGTCATCGGGTTAGCTCCTAATGCGTTAGCCAGGCCATAAGCTAAAGGAAACATTAAGGCTGCCGCCGCGTTGTTGGTAACCAACTCGGTAAATATCCAAGTTAGTAGGTACACTGCCACTAAACTCAGCATAAACCATTGGCCACTTAAGCCGCCGTTAAACAAGCCCTCGAGTAACTCCACTAAACCTGCATTATGCATGGCCTGCGACAAGGCCAAAGCTGAGGCTACTATTAACCAAATTTCTTTAGGAAAACGGCGTACTAATTGACTGGGTGTTAAGCACCTGAAAAAGATTAAACCACCTAACAACACAACCATTGCTTTAAATAGGCTAACCAAGCCAATCGCTGCTGCACCCACGGCTAGAACAAAGCCGCCAATTGCAATAAGCTCTGAAGCACCATTTAGACGGGTATCGGGCTCAACCCCACTTACCACGATAAAGTTTTTGCTTAGGTTAGTACGCGACTTAAAATCGGCGCCAACAGCCAATACTAAAAAGTCTCCGGCCTGCAGGGTTATTTCGCCTAGCTTCCCTGATACTCTTTCACCATCTCGCTTAATGGCCACAACCGCTGCATCAAATCGGGCACGAAATCCGGCGCCTTTTAAGCTTTTCCCCACTAACATGCTTTCTGGGCGAATAACTACTTCGGTAAGGTTAGAGCCCAATAAGCCATTTGAATCTGCAAAGGTTTGTAGTCCAGAGAACTGATTGAGTTGCATAACTTTTGTAACGTCGCCGCTAAAAATAAGCCGGTCGCTTTGCTGCATCACTTCGGTGGGAGCTACCGGGCTAATCAGTTTTCCATCTCGAACAATTTCTACAAGGAACAGTGACTCTAAGTGGCGTAGCCCGTTTTCTTCAACACTCTTACCAATTAAGGCTGAATCCGCTTGGATCTTGGCGTCAATAAAGTAGCGATGATAATGATTCTCTTCACGCTTGTGATCAGGTAAATAGCGTGAAAAAAACGCCAAAGTAAAACCACAAGCCACCACAGCAACCAAGCCTATTAAAGTGAAATCAAAAAAGCCCAAACTTTCACCAGTGCTCTCAAGCAACAAGCTGTTTACGATGAGGTTGGTAGAAGTGCCAATTAAGGTAAGCGTTCCGCCCAAAATAGCCGCGTAAGATAAGGGCAATAATAAGCGGCTAGCGCTGTGATAAGGATTATTACGAATTGGTGCTAATAAGGTGGCAACTACCGCAGTATTATTTAAGGCAGCAGAAGACAACACCGTGGTGGAATACAATCGAAGCCAAGTTGAGCGAAACGATGGTTTAATGATGGAGGCCGCCAGCACTCGCAATAGTCGTGTTTTTTCCAAGGCTATCGAGCATAACATTAACAGAACTAAGGTCATTAAACCCTGGTTCGATACACTAGCCAACAGCTGTTCGCTGCTAACAAGATCAAGCACGAACAGCAGTAGCATTACCCCACCAAATATTTTGGCAGGATACTGCTGATAACGAATTAAAGACGCAATGGTGCCAATAAAAATCACTAGCACCAATATGGCCTGTATGCTCATTACTTTAGTAGTTCGCTTAAGTCTTTCGCATCCCAATGCGGGAAGTGCTTGCGAACAAGCGCATTAAGTTCTAACTCAAATGCAGAGAACTCTTGCTGCTGCCCGGCTTCTTCTAAACTGCCCTTTGCGGTAATAATACCGGCACCTACAGTTACATTAGAAATACGGTCAATAATAATAAATGAACCAGTGCCTTTGGCTTTGTTATAAGCATCGAAAGCAACTTGCTGGCTAAACTGAACTTGGCAAGAACCAATCTCGTTTAAGCCTAGGCGAACAGCTTCTTGCTCTTCTAAGGTATTCACATCTATTTGGTGCTCGATCTTAGCGATAGAGCCTGAAGTGGTCTTAGAAGCTAGTTTAAAGTCGTATTGTTTGTTAGCAATCATTGGCTCTTCGGCCATCCAAACAATGGTCGCTTCTGCACTGCTGCCTACCCAAGGTTTATTGTTGCTATGTACCAGCATATTGCCGCGACTGGCATCAATTTCATCTTCTAAGGTAAGTGTTACCGCCATAGGCGCGTAAGCTTCATCAATTTCACCATCAAAAGTTACAATGCTTTTCACTTTCGAGGTTTTGCCTGAAGGTAACGACGTTACTTCATCGCCTTTGCGCACAACGCCAGAGCTAATCGTGCCGCAGAAGCCACGGAAATCTAGGTTTGGACGATTAACGTATTGAACAGGGAAACGGAAGTCATCAAAATTTTGTCCAGCACTAATTGGCGCACTTTCTAGCATCCCCATCAAGGTTTCACCGTAATACCAAGCGCTTTGTTCACTGCGCTCTACCACGTTGTCACCATTTAACGCAGAAATTGGCACAAACTTGATGCTATCAATATTCAAATTCTCAGCAAACTTTTGATAGTCTGCTTTGATCTCTTCAAAGCGAGCTTTGGAAAACTCGACCAAATCCATTTTGTTAATGGCTACAATTACTTGCTTAATACCCAATGTTGATACGATAAAGCTGTGGCGGCGAGTTTGTACTTGCACACCATAGCGGGCATCAATCATTACAATAGCTAAATCACAGTTCGATGCGCCAGTTGCCATGTTACGGGTGTATTGTTCATGACCTGGAGTGTCGGCAATAATAAACTTACGCTTTTCTGTAGAGAAATAACGGTAAGCAACATCAATGGTAATGCCTTGCTCACGTTCCGACTGTAAACCGTCAACCAATAGCGCTAAGTCAAACTCACCATCTGTGGTATTAAAACGTTTTGAATCATTTTTGATGGTTGCTAACTGATCTTCAAAAATCATTTTTGAATCATGCAATAAGCGACCAATTAAGGTGCTTTTACCATCATCAACGCTACCACAGGTTAGTAAACGTAGTAGCTGTTTCTGTTCATGTTGTTGTAAGTACTCTTCGATATCTGAAGCAATCAATGTTGATTGATGAGACATGGTATCCTCGCTTTCCTAGCTTTCGCCAGCGTCAAAATTCTTGTTCTGTCCCCACCCAATAACTTGAGCAGGTAAATACTGTTTAGAAGCCTGTTATTCCCTTTAGAAATAACCTTCCATTTTCTTCTTCTCCATTGACCCTGCGCTATCGTGGTCAATCACTCGACCTTGTCGTTCAGAGGTTTTCGTCAACAGCATTTCTTGAATCACTTCAGGTAGAGTGGTGGCTTCCGACTCTACGGCTCCGGTAAGTGGGTAACAACCTAAAGTACGAAAACGTACCATTTTGTGTTGAATTTCCCCTTCTTCAACTGGCATACGCTCATCATCTACCATAATTAAAGTACCATCACGCTCAACGACTGGGCGCTCTTGAGACAAGTAAAGAGGAACAATTTCTATGTTTTCTAGGTAGATATATTGCCAAATATCTAACTCGGTCCAGTTAGATAGCGGGAATACTCGAATGCTTTCGCCTTTGTTTACTTTAGAGTTATAAGTGTTCCAAAGTTCAGGGCGTTGTGATTTTGGATCCCAACGGTGGTTCTTATCACGGAATGAATAAACTCGCTCTTTAGCTCGAGATTTCTCTTCATCACGACGCGCGCCACCAAAGGCAGCATCAAACTGATATTTGTTTAATGCTTGCTTTAAGCCTTGAGTTTTCAT
The Agarivorans aestuarii DNA segment above includes these coding regions:
- the cysN gene encoding sulfate adenylyltransferase subunit CysN; translated protein: MSHQSTLIASDIEEYLQQHEQKQLLRLLTCGSVDDGKSTLIGRLLHDSKMIFEDQLATIKNDSKRFNTTDGEFDLALLVDGLQSEREQGITIDVAYRYFSTEKRKFIIADTPGHEQYTRNMATGASNCDLAIVMIDARYGVQVQTRRHSFIVSTLGIKQVIVAINKMDLVEFSKARFEEIKADYQKFAENLNIDSIKFVPISALNGDNVVERSEQSAWYYGETLMGMLESAPISAGQNFDDFRFPVQYVNRPNLDFRGFCGTISSGVVRKGDEVTSLPSGKTSKVKSIVTFDGEIDEAYAPMAVTLTLEDEIDASRGNMLVHSNNKPWVGSSAEATIVWMAEEPMIANKQYDFKLASKTTSGSIAKIEHQIDVNTLEEQEAVRLGLNEIGSCQVQFSQQVAFDAYNKAKGTGSFIIIDRISNVTVGAGIITAKGSLEEAGQQQEFSAFELELNALVRKHFPHWDAKDLSELLK
- the cysD gene encoding sulfate adenylyltransferase subunit CysD, with protein sequence MENYNLTHLKALEAESIHIIREVAAEFDNPVMLYSVGKDSAVMLHLARKAFYPGKIPFPLLHVDTDWKFKEMIQFRDRMAEKYDFELLVHKNPEGLEMGIGPFTHGSAVHTDVMKTQGLKQALNKYQFDAAFGGARRDEEKSRAKERVYSFRDKNHRWDPKSQRPELWNTYNSKVNKGESIRVFPLSNWTELDIWQYIYLENIEIVPLYLSQERPVVERDGTLIMVDDERMPVEEGEIQHKMVRFRTLGCYPLTGAVESEATTLPEVIQEMLLTKTSERQGRVIDHDSAGSMEKKKMEGYF